The Kineococcus mangrovi genome includes a window with the following:
- a CDS encoding OsmC family peroxiredoxin translates to MPTRTARTAWNGTLEEGSGQVELSSSKVGTYQVSFPKRAADDAGGTTSPEELIAAAHSSCYAMQFSALLAEAGGTPESLEVVADVSLGPDSAGGFKLTGIALKVTGEVSGIDADTFAKTAQAAKETCPVSKALTGVEITLEASLDA, encoded by the coding sequence ATGCCCACCCGCACCGCACGCACCGCCTGGAACGGCACCCTGGAAGAGGGGTCGGGCCAGGTCGAGCTGTCCAGCTCCAAGGTCGGCACCTACCAGGTCTCCTTCCCCAAGCGCGCCGCCGACGACGCCGGGGGCACGACGAGCCCCGAGGAGCTCATCGCGGCCGCGCACTCCTCCTGCTACGCCATGCAGTTCTCCGCGCTGCTCGCCGAGGCCGGCGGCACCCCGGAGAGCCTGGAGGTCGTCGCGGACGTCTCCCTCGGGCCGGACTCCGCGGGCGGCTTCAAGCTCACGGGCATCGCGCTGAAGGTCACCGGTGAGGTCAGCGGCATCGACGCGGACACCTTCGCGAAGACCGCGCAGGCGGCCAAGGAGACGTGCCCCGTCTCCAAGGCGCTGACCGGGGTGGAGATCACGCTCGAGGCGTCGCTGGACGCCTGA
- a CDS encoding DEAD/DEAH box helicase, giving the protein MPQYDDRSYRSSRPRNDEGGYQRRDSRAYTDRYERSDRGERSFDRDDRPRGGGGYSRDDRPRSGGYGAPRSGGYQGRSGSGGGGRFGGARRNGPPRSPRSFAPSATEQALTAAESIEVVEATFSELGLPDELVAALERRGMTAPFAIQQRVLPDGIAGRDILGRARTGSGKTLGFGLPMLARLAQQKRARITGAPRGLVLVPTRELAMQVADALRPLGDSLDLRLSVVVGGVPYGRQIAALQRGIDVLIATPGRLVDLIERDAVSLAEVDVAVLDEADHMADLGFLPNVRSIIEGTKPGGQRMFFSATLDRGVEALVTDFLTDPAFHAVPADPDDVGHMEHRVFAVRPHDKLPILTEISQRPARSIFFVRTKLGAQRLADQLREAGAPAEAIHGDLRQSQRSKAIDAFSAGETRVLVATDVAARGIHVDDVDLVVHVDPPNDHKDYLHRSGRTARAGAKGTVLAIALPDQVRRYGWLHRDANVTANAVENVLAGDETVREVAESGEPVVIKPRRTTENREGRGPRRGGPRRDGFRGGPRRDGGRGPRREGGFRDGGRRESAPRD; this is encoded by the coding sequence ATGCCCCAGTACGACGACCGTTCGTACCGTTCCTCCCGCCCCCGCAACGACGAGGGCGGCTACCAGCGCCGCGACTCGCGCGCCTACACCGACCGCTACGAGCGGTCCGACCGCGGCGAGCGCTCCTTCGACCGTGACGACCGCCCCCGCGGCGGTGGCGGCTACTCCCGCGACGACCGTCCCCGTTCCGGCGGGTACGGCGCCCCGCGCAGCGGTGGCTACCAGGGCCGCTCCGGCTCCGGTGGTGGCGGCCGCTTCGGCGGCGCCCGCCGCAACGGGCCCCCGCGCAGCCCGCGCTCCTTCGCCCCCTCGGCGACCGAGCAGGCCCTCACCGCGGCCGAGTCCATCGAGGTCGTCGAGGCGACGTTCTCCGAACTCGGCCTGCCCGACGAGCTCGTCGCCGCGCTCGAGCGCCGCGGGATGACCGCGCCGTTCGCCATCCAGCAGCGCGTCCTGCCCGACGGCATCGCCGGCCGCGACATCCTCGGCCGGGCCCGCACCGGTTCCGGCAAGACGCTGGGCTTCGGCCTGCCGATGCTGGCCCGCCTGGCCCAGCAGAAGCGCGCCCGCATCACCGGCGCCCCGCGCGGTCTCGTGCTCGTGCCGACCCGCGAGCTGGCCATGCAGGTCGCGGACGCGCTGCGGCCCCTCGGCGACTCCCTCGACCTGCGGCTGTCCGTGGTCGTCGGCGGTGTCCCGTACGGCCGGCAGATCGCCGCCCTGCAGCGCGGCATCGACGTCCTCATCGCCACCCCGGGCCGGCTGGTGGACCTCATCGAGCGCGACGCCGTCTCCCTCGCCGAGGTCGACGTGGCCGTGCTCGACGAGGCCGACCACATGGCCGACCTGGGGTTCCTGCCCAACGTCCGCTCGATCATCGAGGGCACCAAGCCCGGCGGTCAGCGGATGTTCTTCTCCGCGACGCTGGACCGCGGTGTCGAGGCCCTCGTGACGGACTTCCTCACGGACCCGGCCTTCCACGCCGTCCCGGCCGACCCCGACGACGTCGGGCACATGGAGCACCGCGTGTTCGCCGTGCGCCCGCACGACAAGCTGCCGATCCTCACCGAGATCAGCCAGCGCCCCGCGCGCTCGATCTTCTTCGTGCGGACCAAGCTCGGCGCCCAGCGCCTGGCCGACCAGCTGCGCGAGGCCGGTGCTCCGGCCGAGGCCATCCACGGCGACCTGCGCCAGTCGCAGCGCTCCAAGGCGATCGACGCCTTCTCGGCCGGGGAGACCCGCGTCCTGGTGGCGACGGACGTCGCGGCGCGCGGCATCCACGTCGACGACGTCGACCTCGTCGTGCACGTCGACCCGCCGAACGACCACAAGGACTACCTGCACCGCTCGGGCCGCACGGCCCGCGCCGGCGCCAAGGGCACCGTCCTGGCGATCGCGCTGCCGGACCAGGTCCGCCGCTACGGCTGGCTGCACCGCGACGCCAACGTGACCGCCAACGCGGTGGAGAACGTCCTGGCCGGGGACGAGACGGTCCGCGAGGTCGCCGAGTCCGGTGAGCCCGTGGTCATCAAGCCGCGGCGCACGACGGAGAACCGCGAGGGCCGTGGCCCGCGTCGCGGTGGTCCCCGTCGGGACGGCTTCCGCGGCGGCCCGCGCCGCGACGGTGGCCGTGGGCCCCGCCGCGAGGGCGGGTTCCGCGACGGCGGGCGCCGCGAGAGCGCTCCGCGCGACTGA
- the pta gene encoding phosphate acetyltransferase, giving the protein MARVLLVVPTGHGAGLTSTCLGLVRALDARGVDVGFHKPLAQSTRSGEADRSVALVRLTTTLDPAEPIASSRVVERLSRGEVDDLMEEVVAAAEGVLATHDVVVVEGLAPSADQVFSGRVNQALATALDADVLLVGSAGLLGAEPGAPERIAEDMAVTAGTYRAGEALRVVGGVVSRWPVPEDPETAVARAAALRGALGHHGIPLVGVVPFRGDLTWPRVRDLVHGLDHELDVEVLTHGDQGRRIKEVVVAAQAVPGMLPLLREGRLILVPGDRHDVVMATCLAALNGTRLAGLLLTAGVGMDPRVGELTAAAAATGLPILRSGRSTYATATAVNRLDPEVPADDAERALSLAATVADALDPGWLARLPTAAHRPRLSPAAFRRRLTTLAAERVQRIVLPEGTEPRTVQAAAVCAERGIARPVLLGAPEEVAAVAAGLGLTLPEGVEVLDPADLVEQYVDVLVEARKHKGLQPDVARDSLADPIWLGTTMLQAGDVDGLVAGAVHTTAATVRPALQVIRTKPGARLVSSVFFMCLPDDVVIYGDCAVNPDPGPEDLADIALQSAASARAFGIEPRVAMISFSTGSSGSGSSVDKVAEATRIARERDPDLVIDGPLQYDAAAVASVAASKAPDSPVAGRATVFVFPDLNTGNTTYKAVQRNAGVISVGPMLQGLAKPVNDLSRGALVDDIVYTIALTAIQASRG; this is encoded by the coding sequence ATGGCCCGCGTGCTGCTCGTCGTCCCCACCGGTCACGGCGCCGGTCTCACCTCGACCTGCCTGGGGCTGGTGCGCGCGCTCGACGCGCGCGGGGTGGACGTCGGGTTCCACAAGCCGCTGGCGCAGTCCACGCGCTCGGGGGAGGCGGACCGGTCGGTCGCCCTGGTGCGCCTGACGACGACGCTGGACCCGGCCGAGCCGATCGCCTCCAGCCGCGTCGTCGAGCGGCTCTCGCGCGGTGAGGTCGACGACCTCATGGAGGAGGTGGTCGCGGCCGCCGAAGGGGTCCTGGCGACCCACGACGTCGTCGTCGTCGAGGGGCTCGCCCCCTCGGCCGACCAGGTCTTCTCCGGCCGCGTCAACCAGGCGCTGGCCACCGCCCTGGACGCGGACGTGCTGCTCGTGGGGTCGGCGGGTCTGCTGGGCGCCGAACCCGGTGCGCCCGAACGCATCGCCGAGGACATGGCCGTCACCGCGGGCACCTACCGCGCCGGTGAGGCGCTGCGCGTCGTCGGCGGGGTCGTGTCCCGCTGGCCCGTGCCCGAGGACCCCGAGACCGCCGTGGCGCGGGCGGCGGCGCTGCGCGGTGCCCTGGGGCACCACGGGATCCCGCTCGTCGGCGTCGTCCCGTTCCGCGGCGACCTCACGTGGCCCCGCGTGCGCGACCTCGTGCACGGCCTGGACCACGAGCTCGACGTGGAGGTGCTGACCCACGGCGACCAGGGCCGGCGCATCAAGGAGGTCGTCGTCGCCGCGCAGGCCGTGCCGGGGATGCTGCCGCTGCTGCGCGAGGGCCGGTTGATCCTCGTCCCCGGCGACCGGCACGACGTCGTCATGGCGACCTGCCTGGCCGCGCTCAACGGGACCCGCCTGGCCGGGTTGCTGCTGACCGCCGGCGTCGGGATGGACCCGCGGGTGGGGGAGCTGACCGCCGCGGCCGCCGCGACCGGGCTGCCCATCCTGCGCTCGGGACGCAGCACCTACGCCACCGCGACGGCCGTGAACCGCCTCGACCCCGAGGTGCCCGCCGACGACGCCGAGCGGGCGCTCTCGCTGGCCGCGACCGTCGCCGACGCCCTGGACCCGGGCTGGCTGGCGCGGCTGCCCACGGCGGCGCACCGGCCGCGGCTGTCCCCGGCCGCCTTCCGCCGCCGGCTGACGACCCTGGCCGCCGAGCGGGTCCAGCGCATCGTCCTGCCCGAGGGCACCGAACCCCGCACCGTCCAGGCGGCGGCGGTCTGCGCCGAGCGCGGCATCGCCCGGCCCGTCCTGCTCGGGGCGCCCGAGGAGGTCGCCGCCGTCGCCGCCGGGCTGGGGCTGACTCTTCCCGAGGGGGTCGAGGTGCTCGACCCGGCCGACCTGGTCGAGCAGTACGTCGACGTGCTGGTGGAGGCCCGCAAGCACAAGGGGCTGCAGCCGGACGTGGCCCGCGACTCCCTCGCCGACCCCATCTGGCTGGGCACGACGATGTTGCAGGCCGGGGACGTCGACGGTCTCGTCGCCGGCGCCGTCCACACGACCGCGGCGACCGTTCGCCCTGCGCTGCAGGTGATCCGGACCAAGCCGGGGGCCCGGCTGGTGTCCAGCGTGTTCTTCATGTGCCTGCCCGACGACGTCGTGATCTACGGCGACTGCGCCGTGAACCCCGACCCGGGCCCGGAGGACCTCGCCGACATCGCGCTGCAGTCGGCGGCCTCGGCGCGCGCCTTCGGGATCGAGCCGCGGGTGGCGATGATCAGCTTCTCCACCGGGTCCTCGGGGTCGGGGTCGAGCGTGGACAAGGTGGCCGAGGCGACCCGCATCGCCCGCGAGCGCGACCCCGACCTCGTCATCGACGGCCCGCTGCAGTACGACGCCGCCGCGGTCGCCTCCGTCGCGGCGTCCAAGGCGCCGGACTCGCCCGTCGCCGGGCGCGCCACCGTGTTCGTCTTCCCCGACCTGAACACGGGCAACACCACGTACAAGGCGGTGCAGCGCAACGCAGGTGTCATCTCGGTGGGGCCGATGCTGCAGGGCCTGGCCAAGCCGGTGAACGACCTGTCGCGCGGTGCGCTCGTCGACGACATCGTCTACACGATCGCCCTGACGGCCATCCAGGCCTCGCGGGGCTGA
- a CDS encoding acetate/propionate family kinase — translation MSGNGSVVVVNCGSSSVKLALVDPETGERALSCLGERIGSPDAVVHMTTTTPGGGSTTRTINPAATTHRGALAHVLQRLLDLDLPPLLGVGHRVVQGGQVFHGSVRIDDRVLGQIHELSALAPLHNPANASGIEAARAVLPDLEHVAVFDTAFHQTMPEVNYRYAVPARWYEEFGVRRYGMHGTSHRFVSQRAAQILAEADGRDPATLKTVVAHLGNGCSATAVLGGRSVDTTMGLTPLEGLVMGTRSGDLDPAVVELVADRTGESVTEIVRQLNSASGLLALSGLSNDVRTLSGEAAAGHAGARLALDVFAHRAAKHVAALTVSLGGLDALVLTGGIGENAVNVRSMLLARLAHLGLVEDAAANADHGRSSTPRGRITAPGPGPLAMVVPTDEELLIARDTVALVRDR, via the coding sequence GTGTCCGGCAACGGGTCGGTCGTCGTGGTGAACTGCGGGAGCTCGTCGGTCAAGCTCGCGCTCGTGGACCCGGAGACGGGGGAGCGGGCCCTGAGCTGCCTGGGTGAGCGGATCGGCAGCCCGGACGCCGTCGTCCACATGACGACGACGACGCCGGGCGGTGGGTCGACGACGCGCACGATCAACCCGGCCGCGACCACGCACCGCGGGGCCCTGGCCCACGTGCTGCAGCGGCTGCTCGACCTCGACCTGCCCCCGCTGCTCGGCGTCGGTCACCGCGTCGTCCAGGGCGGGCAGGTGTTCCACGGGTCGGTGCGCATCGACGACCGGGTCCTGGGGCAGATCCACGAGCTGTCCGCGCTCGCGCCCCTGCACAACCCGGCCAACGCCTCCGGCATCGAGGCCGCCCGCGCGGTCCTGCCCGACCTCGAACACGTGGCCGTCTTCGACACGGCGTTCCACCAGACGATGCCGGAGGTGAACTACCGGTACGCGGTGCCCGCGCGCTGGTACGAGGAGTTCGGCGTCCGCCGCTACGGCATGCACGGCACGAGCCACCGGTTCGTCAGCCAGCGCGCCGCGCAGATCCTCGCCGAGGCCGACGGCCGGGACCCGGCCACCCTCAAGACCGTCGTCGCCCACCTCGGCAACGGTTGCAGCGCGACGGCCGTCCTCGGGGGCCGCTCGGTCGACACGACGATGGGCCTGACCCCGCTGGAGGGCCTGGTCATGGGGACGCGCTCGGGGGACCTGGACCCGGCCGTCGTCGAGCTCGTCGCCGACCGCACGGGGGAGAGCGTCACCGAGATCGTGCGCCAGCTGAACTCCGCCTCGGGGCTGCTGGCGCTGTCGGGGCTGTCGAACGACGTGCGGACGCTGTCGGGCGAGGCCGCCGCGGGGCACGCCGGGGCCCGCCTCGCGCTCGACGTCTTCGCCCACCGGGCCGCCAAGCACGTCGCGGCGCTGACCGTCTCCCTCGGCGGCCTCGACGCGCTCGTGCTCACCGGCGGCATCGGGGAGAACGCCGTGAACGTGCGCTCGATGCTGCTGGCCCGCCTCGCGCACCTGGGGCTCGTCGAGGACGCGGCCGCCAACGCCGACCACGGGCGCTCGTCCACGCCCCGCGGGCGCATCACCGCGCCCGGTCCGGGGCCGCTGGCGATGGTGGTGCCCACCGACGAGGAACTGCTCATCGCCCGCGACACCGTCGCGCTCGTGCGCGACCGCTGA
- a CDS encoding serine hydrolase, with protein MTTAPPGLAPHRATTARDPLLDGVRTVALARVLLWHALAWAWLSWVFPAMPLMFFLAGSLLATSLGRGGRGAWWRTTLRRARRLLVPFWVFGAAVLVTTVLTAQRSGADVVLTGGWRWVLPLLPPVGSEGQQGWLTSHLWYVSDYLWLVVLGPLVLRCARRPATTALLALAGLAALELGPWVGLPTLTGMPRTGVGDALCYGLFAVLGAAWARSPALPARPVLLVLAVTGVGGALALSAVVPLERRSLNSSWLLLALTALGWLAALGLVQGPLRRCSARVAPFLRGVTARAVTVYLWHPAAIVLVRTAVDEVLPQASGWTVVPLVVGGSLALTLVAVLAVGWVEDLAGGRPARWWPVRAARPARRAALLPVGFVAVGAGCLALAVAFTGGPSRSLLAIPGPSDRSALAQSAFDVVADPGAVLPSRAAPLAELPAEDLQRALDEWVARTEGIEAASVGVASGAALWDVVWEGTSSVALGAGLPAGEPVPAASLTKGVTAALVLQEATRGTLDLDAPVPDLDGVPAGATVTPRQLLHHAGGLPQYTQAPGFEPDRAWTPAELVTLALQAPPLFAPGTQVAYSNSGFLWLGLLLEHVTGQSYADLVAERVAGPLGLTSMSVEQREVPGWTGFSSGGIVASPGDLARWQGALLSSDLVLTPRARADLVDLQPLGNGLGVWPSCPCGTDPTGQRWAAGWGQSVNAGGAFAFPAEHVAVMGYLQPEGDRALEVAADLATTLATVLPGRAGGA; from the coding sequence ATGACCACTGCGCCCCCGGGTCTCGCCCCGCACCGCGCCACCACGGCCCGGGACCCGCTGCTGGACGGGGTGCGGACCGTCGCCCTGGCGCGGGTGCTGCTGTGGCACGCCCTGGCCTGGGCCTGGCTGTCCTGGGTCTTCCCCGCCATGCCGCTCATGTTCTTCCTCGCCGGGTCGCTGCTGGCGACGAGCCTGGGGCGGGGCGGTCGGGGGGCGTGGTGGCGGACGACGCTGCGCCGGGCCCGCCGGCTGCTCGTGCCCTTCTGGGTCTTCGGGGCCGCCGTGCTGGTCACGACGGTCCTGACGGCGCAGCGCAGCGGTGCGGACGTCGTGCTCACCGGTGGGTGGCGCTGGGTGCTGCCCCTGCTGCCCCCGGTGGGTTCGGAGGGCCAGCAGGGCTGGCTCACGTCGCACCTGTGGTACGTGAGCGACTACCTGTGGCTCGTCGTGCTGGGACCCCTCGTCCTGCGGTGCGCCCGCCGGCCCGCCACCACGGCGCTGCTCGCCCTCGCCGGGCTCGCCGCGCTCGAGCTGGGGCCGTGGGTGGGCCTGCCCACCCTGACCGGGATGCCGCGCACGGGGGTCGGTGACGCCCTCTGCTACGGGCTGTTCGCCGTCCTGGGGGCGGCGTGGGCGCGCAGCCCGGCCCTGCCGGCCCGCCCGGTCCTGCTCGTCCTCGCGGTGACCGGGGTGGGCGGGGCGCTCGCCCTGTCGGCGGTCGTGCCGCTGGAGCGGAGGTCGCTGAACTCCTCCTGGCTGCTGCTGGCGCTCACGGCCCTCGGCTGGCTCGCGGCCCTGGGGCTCGTGCAGGGGCCGCTGCGGCGGTGCTCGGCCCGGGTGGCGCCGTTCCTGCGGGGGGTCACGGCGCGCGCCGTGACGGTCTACCTGTGGCACCCGGCCGCGATCGTCCTGGTCCGCACGGCCGTGGACGAGGTGCTGCCGCAGGCGTCGGGGTGGACGGTCGTCCCCCTCGTGGTGGGCGGCTCCCTGGCGCTGACGCTCGTGGCGGTCCTCGCCGTGGGCTGGGTGGAGGACCTCGCCGGCGGCCGGCCGGCCCGGTGGTGGCCCGTGCGCGCGGCCCGGCCGGCCCGCCGCGCAGCGCTCCTGCCGGTGGGGTTCGTCGCGGTCGGCGCGGGCTGCCTGGCGCTGGCCGTCGCCTTCACCGGTGGGCCCAGCCGGTCCCTGCTCGCCATCCCCGGCCCGTCCGACCGCAGCGCGCTGGCGCAGTCCGCCTTCGACGTGGTGGCCGACCCCGGGGCGGTGCTGCCGAGCCGGGCGGCGCCCCTGGCCGAGCTGCCCGCCGAGGACCTGCAGCGCGCGCTGGACGAGTGGGTGGCCCGCACCGAGGGCATCGAGGCGGCCAGCGTCGGCGTGGCCTCGGGGGCCGCGCTGTGGGACGTCGTCTGGGAGGGCACGAGCTCGGTCGCGCTGGGGGCCGGCCTGCCCGCCGGTGAGCCGGTCCCGGCGGCGTCGCTGACCAAGGGGGTCACGGCGGCCCTGGTGCTGCAGGAGGCCACGCGCGGCACGCTCGACCTCGACGCCCCCGTCCCCGACCTCGACGGGGTCCCCGCGGGTGCGACGGTCACCCCGCGCCAGCTGCTGCACCACGCCGGCGGTCTGCCGCAGTACACGCAGGCGCCCGGTTTCGAGCCCGATCGCGCCTGGACCCCGGCCGAGCTGGTCACCCTGGCCCTCCAGGCCCCGCCGCTGTTCGCGCCGGGGACGCAGGTCGCCTACTCCAACAGCGGGTTCCTCTGGCTCGGGCTGCTCCTGGAGCACGTCACCGGCCAGTCCTACGCCGACCTCGTCGCCGAGCGCGTCGCCGGACCCCTCGGCCTGACCTCGATGAGCGTCGAGCAGCGCGAGGTCCCCGGCTGGACGGGCTTCTCCTCCGGCGGGATCGTCGCCTCACCGGGCGACCTGGCCCGCTGGCAGGGGGCGCTGCTCTCCTCCGACCTCGTCCTGACCCCGCGGGCCCGGGCGGACCTGGTCGACCTACAGCCCCTGGGCAACGGTCTGGGCGTGTGGCCGTCCTGCCCCTGCGGCACCGACCCCACCGGGCAGCGGTGGGCCGCCGGGTGGGGGCAGTCCGTCAACGCCGGCGGCGCCTTCGCCTTCCCCGCCGAGCACGTCGCCGTCATGGGCTACCTGCAGCCGGAGGGCGACCGTGCCCTGGAGGTCGCCGCGGACCTGGCGACGACCCTGGCGACGGTGCTGCCGGGCCGTGCCGGGGGCGCGTGA